A window of the Sabethes cyaneus chromosome 1, idSabCyanKW18_F2, whole genome shotgun sequence genome harbors these coding sequences:
- the LOC128745486 gene encoding odorant receptor 4-like: protein MKTQVLQSGLEYLQLVGLWGERPRPVYRYFALLSFEVAFLFIPKILFGLGEEGFDSFACNLAELIFIGEVAVSFALFNCRSRSFEKLVANLRTVVERLDAEPSVNGTRKSIGKIERFCSMYTTYVWIVMMIYGGIPPISSLVIYFSKSEGERDEFMVYFSLYWMDIRHNILHYGIYFVVVFLACTCSAYQSILKVTAVSAIVQYGAVMFEFTTQKIKRLAELAEQDERRKELREIIEIHKLALEYAAHLERTVSFFLLNQMSCCVLMMCLMMYYVTTSFGTRAVNIILMIIIMMGEMGLHCFYGSKLSEKAAEVGNVMYAHAWYLEAVDVQKDMQLIIARSQRPTAITAGKFYFVNIERFAIVNQASYSYYLILKNTF from the exons ATGAAGACTCAGGTGCTACAGTCAGGGCTCGAATACCTGCAGCTGGTTGGTCTCTGGGGCGAAAGGCCACGTCCAGTGTATCGCTATTTCGCTCTGCTTTCCTTTGAGGTCGCCTTTCTGTTCATTCCGAAGATTCTATTCGGTCTCGGAGAGGAAGGATTTGATTCGTTTGCCTGTAACCTGGCAGAGTTGATCTTCATCGGCGAGGTGGCTGTTTCCTTTGCTCTCTTCAACTGTCGATCGCGTTCCTTCGAGAAGTTGGTGGCCAATTTACGCACCGTTGTCGAACGACTTGATGCGGAGCCAAGTGTTAACGGTACTCGCAAGTCTATTGGAAAAATAGAGAGATTTTGCAGCATGTACACAACTTATGTTTGGATTGTGATGATGATTTATGGCGGCATTCCGCCAATTTCGTCACTAGTGATTTACTTTTCGAAATCGGAAGGCGAACGAGACGAATTTAtg GTTTATTTTAGCCTTTACTGGATGGACATTCGACACAACATACTGCACTATGGTATTTATTTCGTAGTCGTGTTCTTGGCATGTACATGTTCCGCATATCAAAGCATACTGAAAGTGACGGCAGTTTCTGCAATTGTACAGTATGGTGCCGTGATGTTTGAGTTTACTACGCAGAAGATCAAGCGCCTTGCCGAGTTAGCGGAACAAGATGAAAGGCGTAAGGAGTTACGGGAGATTATTGAAATTCACAAACTAGCCCTGGAGTATGCTGCTCACTTGGAGAGAACAGTTTCTTTTTTCCTCCTAAATCAAATGTCTTGTTGCGTTCTAATGATGTGCTTGATGATGTACTACGTCACAACA AGCTTTGGGACACGTGCGGTGAATATCATCTTGATGATCATAATAATGATGGGAGAGATGGGCCTTCATTGTTTTTATGGAAGCAAATTAAGCGAAAAG GCTGCCGAAGTCGGAAATGTCATGTATGCCCACGCATGGTACCTAGAAGCAGTCGATGTGCAAAAGGATATGCAGCTTATCATTGCACGGTCCCAGCGGCCAACTGCTATAACAGCAGGAAAATTTTACTTCGTCAACATAGAGCGATTCGCGATCGTAAATCAGGCGTCCTATTCCTACTacttaatattgaaaaatactttttag